A single Oncorhynchus kisutch isolate 150728-3 linkage group LG19, Okis_V2, whole genome shotgun sequence DNA region contains:
- the dusp1 gene encoding dual specificity protein phosphatase 1, producing MVIMEVPSIDAMSLRGLLEGDDPGCLVLDCRSFFSFNSSHIPGSTNVRFSTIVRRRARGGLGVGHIVPNEDTRNRLLSGEYQSVVFLDDRSLDFGQVKKDGTLMLAVTALCRNPCGTSFFFLKGGFDTFSSEYPEMCTKPSAPQGLSLPLSARPDSAEPGCSPCSTPLYDQGGPVEILPFLYLGSAYHASRKDMIDMLGITALINVSANCPNHFEESFQYKSIPVEDNHKADISSWFNEAIEFIDSIRNKGGRVFVHCQAGISRSATICLAYLMRTNRVKLDEAFEFVKQRRSIISPNFSFMGQLLRFESQLLATSSCSSEAGSPALGKSSTVFNFPVSIPVHGSAGHGQLSFLHSPITTSPSC from the exons ATGGTGATAATGGAAGTCCCCAGCATCGATGCCATGTCCCTCCGCGGGCTGCTGGAGGGGGACGACCCGGGCTGTCTGGTCCTGGACTGCCGCTCATTCTTCTCCTTCAACTCCTCTCACATCCCCGGGTCCACCAACGTCCGCTTCAGTACTATAGTCCGCCGGAGGGCCAGAGGGGGGCTGGGGGTGGGACACATCGTGCCCAACGAGGACACGCGGAACCGGCTTCTCTCCGGGGAGTATCAGTCGGTAGTGTTTCTGGATGATCGGAGTTTAGACTTTGGCCAAGTGAAGAAGGACGGGACTCTAATGCTCGCCGTAACAGCTCTGTGCCGAAACCCGTGCGGGACTAGTTTCTTCTTTCTCAAAG GTGGTTTTGACACGTTCTCCTCGGAGTATCCAGAGATGTGTACCAAGCCGTCAGCTCCACAGGGACTCAGTCTGCCCCTTAGCGCCCGTCCAGACAGCGCCGAGCCCGGCTGCAGTCCATGCAGTACACCGCTCTATGACCAG gggGGTCCAGTGGAGATCCTTCCCTTCCTCTACCTGGGCAGTGCCTACCATGCCTCCAGAAAGGACATGATAGACATGCTGGGTATCACTGCTCTCATCAACGTATCAGCTAACTGCCCCAACCACTTTGAAGAGTCCTTCCAGTACAAGAGTATCCCTGTAGAGGACAACCACAAGGCTGATATCTCCTCCTGGTTCAATGAGGCTATAGAGTTTATCG acTCCATCCGTAATAAAGGCGGTCGTGTGTTTGTCCACTGCCAAGCCGGCATCTCCCGCTCCGCCACCATCTGTCTGGCCTACCTGATGAGGACCAACCGCGTGAAGCTGGACGAGGCCTTTGAGTTCGTCAAGCAACGCCGCAGCATCATCAGTCCCAACTTCAGCTTCATGGGCCAACTGCTACGGTTTGAGTCCCAGCTCCTGGCTACTTCATCCTGCTCGTCGGAAGCCGGGAGTCCTGCCCTAGGGAAGAGCAGTACGGTCTTTAACTTCCCTGTGTCTATCCCCGTCCACGGCTCTGCTGGACACGGACAGCTCTCCTTCCTCCACAGCCCCATCACCACCTCACCAAGCTGCTAA